Within the Deinococcus sp. Leaf326 genome, the region CCCCCGCCCCCAGGTGTGGATGACGCCCCGATGTTTGACGAGCATCCCGAGGGGAAGCCAGAGGGCGCCGAAGACTCCCCAGTTGCGCCGGGCTCGGACGCGGGCACGGTGGCCGAGGTCGAGGTCGGGCGTGAGGAGGAGGGTGCCGAAGAGATACCCAGCGACCAAAGCGTTGATCTGGGGTGTCCAGGGCTGCCCGAGGGCCAGGTAGACGCCACCCAGGCCCAGGTTGATCGCGGTGTGGGTATCTCCCGTCGGCATGGGTTAGGGGGTGACGAGCTGCTGGCTCATGGTCTGGGCGACCGTGCCGATCTGGTAGGGCCAGCTGACCTTGAGGGCGCTGCCAGCCTGACCCGCGCCCTGGATGCTGAGGGTGCCGTAGCGGACCTCGTGCGGCTGGAGGCGCAGCACGCTCAGGGTGGGGCGGACTTGACCTGCGGACGCAGTGAGCTGCCGCTCGTCCACCAGAACGCCGTTACTGCCGGCCTTGAGCGTGTAGGAGAGGACCACCACGTTCCCGTCGCGGGCGAGGCTGAACTTGATCTCCGGCAGGTCTTCGGCGCGCATGGGCTCGGCCGGCTTGGTGTTGGTCGTCAGGCCCAGCTGCACGCCCGTAGCACTGGTGCTGGCGGTCGTCACGTCGGCTCCGGGGGCGGGGTCGCCGATCACGACGGTGGTGGGGGCTTCGGCCTTGGGGGGCAGGACCCGGACGTTGATGATGCTGCCGTTCTGCTGGCTGCTCATGCGTACTCTCCAGGTCCGGACGCCGCTTTCGGTGGTGATCTGGATGGGGGTGTTCCCGTTGCTGCTCAGGCCGGCGATGATCACGCGGTTATCGACGATCTTGGTTTCGATGATGCCGCTGCGGGTGACGGTCACGTCCTTGACCGGGTCGGGCCAGGTCAGGGTAGCCAGGGCGCCCGGGCCGAGTTCGAGGGTGTAGCTCTCGGCCTGCGCATCGTCAAGGGTGATGTTCATGTCGGCTGCGGATGCGGTGGGCAAGAGCAGGGCGGTCAACAGGGCCAGCGTGGGAATGAGTTTCTTCATGGGTGTGCCTCCACCTCATATGGTGTGGCCGGTTCTGGTTGTCACGTGCTTCGTGTAGATCTGGAGGTTGCCCACGCACGTCATTTCGACCAGGTGTTGTTGGAGCGCTGCAGCCAGAATCTGGTGCACGCAAGTGCGCTCCAGGCGGGTGACGCGGCTGAGTTCAAGCTCGGTGCGGTACAGGTTGAGGAGCTCGAGGACGAGGGTGAACTGCTCTTCGGTGTATCCATCAGCGCACGGGATGGTCTGGGGGCAGAGTTCGTACTGGGTCTGCCGAAGTGTCCCGATGGTCCGGACGAGAAACGCCTGTTGGAGGTGATCG harbors:
- a CDS encoding DUF2227 family putative metal-binding protein; the protein is MPTGDTHTAINLGLGGVYLALGQPWTPQINALVAGYLFGTLLLTPDLDLGHRARVRARRNWGVFGALWLPLGMLVKHRGVIHTWGRGPALLLLYFVVVFGGVLALALFALHAAGVAFPTTWKALPGPQAFWWFAVPGYLLAYWIHLWLDDYRPWRWREW